From Salvelinus sp. IW2-2015 linkage group LG33, ASM291031v2, whole genome shotgun sequence, one genomic window encodes:
- the LOC111958242 gene encoding zinc metalloproteinase-disintegrin-like berythractivase: MAQKHILWIFTLTASLNLSVSHGRLEGVSDYEVVRPIRLHSLQKRETQSSRLETMKYAMRVGGKDIEMHLEKNGELLTNDYSETYYTEDGTPVTSTPQDVDHCYYHGTIVNDSESTVSMSTCDGLRGYFRTAAQRYLIEPLSGGDDGDHAVLKYEDQSPKPVVCGVTNTSWNADYPPITSKSRSRASGPSLLQQQKYVELVLVADNREYKNMKSNLRELRKRIFEVVNFVNMVYKPLNTFIALVGLEVWTDNDKISVTAPAGATLDAFTKWRNSDLVNTKRHDNAHLISGIDFEGSTVGLAFIGTLCSDHSVGIVQDHNPRAIAVGATLAHEMGHNLGMNHDDSSACVCSGNSCIMAGALSWDIPKSFSSCSSVNYDRFLNNRNPECLLDKPDYRNVESTPVCGNGFLEIGEQCDCGSLEACTNPCCNATSCTLTKGSECAAGACCDNCKILSSSRECRMMHDDCDLPEYCTGKSADCPEDVFTVNGIPCDGGRGYCNNGQCPQHRDQCVKMYGPSAENARTYCYEQNTRGLYYAYCRRPSKNQYIPCQRQDVQCGKLFCKNGNDNPNYGRMVKFSDCKASFYDDHISDFGQVDTGTKCNDGKVCSQNECVDFETAYGPRVTNCSALCKGHAVCNHKMECQCEPGWLLPGCDTKDESFTGLSREGLIAIAVTVTLLLLAAIAGVVAVFLKKRQQSPTLPSYHTQQKTNKVYNDHNNKLPIPSNAMPPQPKQPKGAPPPPPPAANLSRAPAHDFRAMRQALRPPPPRV, encoded by the exons ATGGCACAGAAACATATATTGTGGATCTTTACCCTAACTGCTTCACTCAATCTCTCAG TGAGTCATGGTCGTCTTGAAGGAGTGAGCGACTATGAGGTGGTCCGACCCATCAGGCTACATTCTCTGCAGAAAAGAGAAACACAA TCATCCAGACTGGAAACTATGAAGTATGCAATGAGAGTGGGTGGGAAAGACATTGAGATGCATCTGGAGAAGAATGG TGAATTACTCACCAACGACTATAGTGAGACTTACTACACTGAGGATGGTACACCAGTCACCTCTACGCCTCAGGATGTG GACCACTGCTACTACCACGGCACTATTGTGAATGACAGTGAGTCAACGGTTAGCATGAGCACCTGCGATGGACTCAG ggGATATTTCAGAACAGCCGCCCAAAGGTACCTGATTGAGCCTCTGTCAGGGGGGGATGATGGCGATCACGCAGTGCTAAAATACGAGGACCAGAGCCCCAAGCCTGTGGTGTGTGGAGTCACCAACACTAGCTGGAATGCAGACTACCCTCCCATAACTAGCAAGAGCCGCTCTCGAGCCTCA GGTCCATCTCTACTTCAACAGCAAAAGTATGTTGAGCTCGTCCTCGTTGCAGACAACCGTGAG TACAAGAACATGAAGAGTAACCTCAGAGAGCTGCGTAAGAGGATATTTGAAGTGGTCAACTTTGTCAACATG GTATACAAGCCCCTCAACACCTTCATTGCCTTGGTTGGTCTGGAGGTGTGGACAGACAATGATAAGATATCAGTGACCGCCCCTGCTGGTGCCACCCTGGATGCCTTTACCAAGTGGAGGAACAGCGACCTGGTCAACACCAAGCGTCATGACAACGCACACCTCATCAG TGGCATTGACTTTGAGGGATCGACGGTGGGTCTGGCCTTCATTGGGACTCTATGTTCAGATCATTCCGTTGGGATTGTGCAG GATCACAACCCCAGGGCCATTGCTGTAGGGGCCACATTGGCCCACGAGATGGGCCACAACCTGGGCATGAACCACGATGACTCCAGTGCCTGTGTTTGTTCTGGGAATAGTTGTATAATGGCTGGGGCCCTCAG CTGGGATATCCCAAAGTCATTCAGTAGCTGCAGTAGTGTAAACTACGACCGGTTTCTGAATAATCGTAACCCTGAGTGTCTGCTGGACAAGCCAGACTACCGGAATGTGGAATCAACCCCAGTGTGTGGCAATGGCTTCCTGGAGATAGGAGAGCAGTGTGATTGTGGCTCCCTGGAG GCGTGTACAAACCCATGCTGTAATGCCACCAGCTGCACACTGACTAAGGGCTCAGAGTGTGCTGCAGGAGCGTGCTGTGACAACTGTAAG ATATTGTCCTCATCCAGAGAGTGCAGAATGATGCATGATGACTGTGACTTGCCAGAATACTGCACAGGGAAATCAGCCGACTGTCCCGAGGACGTCTTCACTGTCAACGGGATTCCCTGTGATGGAGGACGTGGGTACTGCAACAACGGCCAGTGTCCACAGCACCGCGAccagtgtgtgaaaatgtatgGACCAT CTGCTGAAAACGCCAGAACGTACTGCTATGAGCAGAACACCAGAGGACTGTACTACGCCTACTGTAGACGGCCTTCAAAGAACCAGTACATCCCCTGCCAGAGACA AGATGTGCAGTGTGGGAAACTCTTCTGCAAGAACGGTAACGACAACCCCAACTATGGTCGCATGGTGAAATTCTCCGACTGCAAAGCCTCATTCTACGATGATCACATCAGTGATTTTGGACAGGTGGACACTGGGACCAAGTGTAATGATGGAAAG GTGTGCAGCCAGAATGAATGTGTGGATTTTGAGACAGCCTACGGACCTAGAGTCACCAACTGCTCAGCACTATGTAAAGGACATGCT GTGTGTAATCACAAAATGGAGTGCCAGTGTGAGCCAGGATGGTTACTTCCCGGCTGCGATACAAAGGATGAAAGCTtcacaggtctctccagag AAGGACTGATTGCCATTGCAGTGACAGTCACTCTGCTGCTCCTGGCTGCTATTGCTGGGGTAGTGGCTGTGTTCCTTAAGAAGAGACAACAGTCCCCCACTCTCCCTAG CTACCATACCCAGCAGAAAACCAATAAAGTGTACAACGACCACAATAACAAACTGCCAATCCCCAGTAACGCTATGCCACCACAG CCCAAGCAACCAAAGGGTGCTCCGCCCCCACCCCCTCCTGCTGCTAACCTATCACGAGCCCCAGCCCATGACTTCAGGGCCATGCGACAG